A single genomic interval of Oryzias latipes chromosome 3, ASM223467v1 harbors:
- the LOC111946837 gene encoding uncharacterized protein LOC111946837 has product MLVQVCYRQQQKYVKLDEVDGKFDFMQLHEKVIERFCLPPDAKVVYKDATGTEVDEDIFNDLVSQGSVVLTVFPSDEFTDCSLSSPSEWSDSSFSSSASASTVLLDEIPRKKSRVEGTINAVSAKKLIEAVLGASSGGEEVLEEYHASQTLKDSTRRKLVNIIVAHMIDKHGHLPTKAVREEYALGIVTLFPSLKDPYSEKGYEHFYDAASSTGYISWRLKTIQRKIRRESTTSNSLTGLCQGGGGPKFQRSVVVEEQQLDGDACQEAMSLLNYATDTTQIFRKMRETFQHRQKLINDSDKTLDILSIFPRFLDTKGLVNQDFILLFNDEVSNRLLQKWDPIFRCNVIKEAKQLTSTPELRQLLHSAESPQGSHEAMTYDAEMASLLLLLYLLPPPPGGPKFPKISASDAVEKVIVFHKSCCSLEEHLQNQQNHQPYLLAVGREKRNIDRFYISIDKRLIPCQANRSLGAFDELFKAHFVFSVSYDGALLNFYTFLQTTVYNIDMGKMKVSPRIRDMRAKLLNQEVLLTTQI; this is encoded by the exons ATGCTGGTGCAGGTTTGCTACCGCCAACAGCAGAAATATGTAAAGCTGGATGAAGTTGATGGAAAGTTTGATTTCATGCAACTGCatgaaaaag TCATCGAGAGGTTTTGCCTGCCACCTGACGCAAAAGTAGTATACAAAGATGCAACAGGGACAGAAGTTGACGAAGACATTTTCAATGACCTTGTCAGCCAAGGCAGCgttgttttaacagttttcccAAGTGATG AGTTTACTGATTGCTCCTTGTCCTCTCCATCTGAATGGTCTGACTCAAGCTTCAGTTCAAGTGCAAGTGCATCAACTGTACTTTTAGATGAGATCCCAAGGAAAAAATCAAGAGTTGAAGGAACAATCAATGCAGTTTCTGCAAAAAAG TTGATCGAAGCTGTACTTGGAGCCAGTTCAGGTGGTGAAGAGGTCCTTGAAGAATATCACGCATCACAGACTCTTAAAGATTCTACCAGAAGAAAGCTGGTCAATATAATAGTGGCCCACATGATTGATAAACATGG ACATCTCCCCACTAAAGCTGTTAGAGAAGAATATGCTCTTGGGATAGTGACACTTTTTCCATCCCTAAAAGACCCATACTCCGAGAAAGGCTAC GAACACTTCTATGATGCTGCAAGCAGTACAGGATACATTTCTTGGCGTCTTAAGACCATCCAGAGAAAGATTCGACGAGAATCTACCACTTCAAATAGCCTCACTGGCCTTTGTCAAGGAGGAG GGGGCCCTAAATTCCAGAGATCTGTTGTAgttgaggagcagcagctggatgGAGATGCTTGTCAGGAGGCAATGTCTTTGCTCAATTATGCCACAGACACTACGCAAATTTTTCGAAAGATGAGAGAGACGTTTCAGCATCGGCAAAAACTCATCAATGACTCAGACAAAACGCTTGACATCCTGTCAATCTTCCCAAGATTCCTGGATACCAAAGGATTG gtAAATCAAGACTTCATTCTCTTGTTTAATGACGAGGTATCCAACCGGCTGCTTCAGAAATGGGACCCGATCTTTAGATGCAACGTTATCAAAGAGGCCAAGCAGCTCACTTCAACACCAGAGCTTCGTCAGTTGTTGCATTCAGCGGAGAGTCCACAAGGAAGTCATGAGGCAATGA CTTATGATGCAGAGATGGCCTCGCTTTTGTTGCTGTTATATCTCCTTCCACCACCACCTGGGGGACCAAAGTTTCCAAAAATCAGCGCTTCTGATGCAGTTGAAAAAGTTATTGTCTTTCACAAG TCTTGCTGCAGTTTGGAAGAACATCTtcagaaccagcagaaccatCAGCCATACCTCCTAGCCGTTGGTCGCGAAAAGAGGAACATCGACAGATTCTACATCTCCATTGACAAGCGTCTCATCCCATGCCAGGCAAACCGCTCCCTTGGGGCATTTGATGAACTTTTTAAagctcattttgttttcagtgtgtctTATGATGGTGCACTTCTGAATTTCTACACCTTTTTGCAGACAACAGTTTATAACATTGATATGGGTAAAATGAAGGTGTCACCAAGAATTCGAGACATGAGAGCCAAACTCC